From a single Bacillus gobiensis genomic region:
- a CDS encoding YugN family protein: protein MKLQEFGIDGMTIELARLDDIMETEGLVKAEHWDYERITYDRKFSMVEGTFYLRIMGYAIEGDVGGRHAVIKLITPLLGKHYYPHGVEYGEDEEFPIQVKQASENILKRVKEKLDPLQV from the coding sequence GTGAAATTACAAGAATTCGGGATTGATGGCATGACGATCGAACTGGCGAGGCTGGATGATATCATGGAAACAGAGGGCTTGGTTAAAGCTGAGCACTGGGATTATGAAAGAATAACCTATGATAGAAAATTCTCAATGGTTGAAGGCACATTTTATTTAAGAATTATGGGGTATGCGATCGAAGGTGACGTCGGAGGCAGGCATGCTGTCATAAAGTTAATCACACCCCTCCTTGGTAAGCATTATTATCCTCACGGAGTAGAATATGGCGAAGACGAAGAGTTCCCGATACAGGTAAAGCAAGCGAGCGAAAACATTCTTAAACGTGTGAAGGAAAAGCTGGATCCCCTTCAAGTGTGA